The nucleotide sequence CCTGTCCAACCTCCCGCACTACTTCAGCGCTCACGCCCTCAAACTGAGCCGCAACGGCAAGAGCCTCACCACCAGCCAGTACCTGATGTACGAGGTGGCGCGGCAGCTGAGTCTCAGCCCCGACCGCTTCGCCGTCTTTGCATCGCTTTTGGGTTGGTGGTGAAacgggcgggggggcgggacGTAAAAAGGACGGTTTCGACgctgtcttgtgtttttaagGAAACCACATACTGCCGGACGAAGACCTGGCCGCCTTTCACTGGAGCTTGCTTGGCCCGGAGCATCCGTTGGCGTCGTTGAAGGTGAGGACTTGACTCGCGTCTTTCTGTCCGACTGTTGGCAACGtgactcaaaaagttctggacgtgTCTTGgggacattttcaggaaaatgtttggaatcttaccaggaaaaGATTTTGCAAAGGAGGTTCTGTGATAAAGATACTCAAAAGTAACCAAAGGGAAGAAAGAACCGAGTCGCGTGACGCCGCTTAACGCTCGCGTGTTCGCCGCCGTTCCTCAGGTGCGTGCCCACCAGCTGGTGCTCCCGCCCTGTGATGTCGTAATCAAGGTCGTGTCCGATTACGTCCGCGGCATCCCAGACATCGCCGACCTGGAAGCTATCATCAAGGACATTTTCAAGAGCTCGCAGGTATGGAACGTTCGGCGCCGCCCACGTGTCGAGGCAGCGCTCCGAGTCTTCACTGCATTCGTGGTATTGATCCCGTCTTTCGTTTCTTCGTCAGTCGTGCACCGATGACAAAGTCATCCGCTTCAAAAAGGCGGTGGAGTTCTATTCGATGGCCAGCAAGCCTCCGTACTCCGGTGGGTTTCTGTTTAATCTCACTGGCTGGTCTTTACAGGATCAGTTTAAAATGTTAGAGACTGGAAACCAAGACGCGTTCAGGAACGCCCGTCTTTTTACCTTCATAAATGAAcatcaggtaaaaaaaaatttgctTTAATTCCATCATTCCTTTAATTTGCCGTGAGTTGCAGCTGCGCCGTGATTGGCCAGGCTGAAATATCATCAATATTTTGGATGTCAATCATCAATATTATATTTCCAATGCTTTCCTTGTACTTGTTCTGATTGTTGTGTTTCTATTTTACAGTCAGACTAAAACACCCGAACGTCCCGGCCGCGGTGCCGTCTCCAAACCTGCTCAACATTCCACCGGTTCCTCTGCCTGGAAAACCCGGGGTGAGACTGGGAATCTCGGTGCTCCATGAAAGCGAGCTCCATGATGGATGACACTTGCTTCCCCCTTGCTTCCGTCTCCAGGCCCGGCACCCGTACGCCGAGCCTCTGGCGGGGCGCCGCTCGGCGCAGAACAGCTTCAGCGACATTCCTCACCAAGGGAAGCACACGCCGCCGTGCGAGAGGTCCTCTCCCATCAGCCATGCGGATGCCGTTTTGTTCCGCGCCGCCtccacgtcttcctcctcgGAGAACGACGAGAGCTCGGCCGCAACTGCCAAGTGAGTTCACCGCCACCTGCTAGCGTCTCCGCTCCTCAACCGGCGGGAGAAATTTAGTCGACGGCGAATATTCCAGTCCATCTAATGAGATTTTACGACTGCAGTGCCTCCCTGGACAGTCACGATATTATCCTTGTTACTCTCAGCTTGTGGTTAAAGTGTGTCAGGAGATTACTACACGTTAACTGTACGCGCTTGCAAGTACAACTTCCTCCCTGTACTTTGTCCTGACATTGTGCTCAGAAGCATTGATGCTTTAATAACAGCTATTAAAGCTCTTAAATAGGTTTTGAAGTGCTCGTGTTATAGGGGCCGTCTTTAACATGCTTGgtataaatgttttatagcATGCAATAACTACTGCAACGCTGCGCCGAGTCTCTGACGGCAGCTCGGCTATTAGTTACTGCTCAGATGTTTCTGTCTCTTGTGAGGCATCGGCCCTCCTTTCGGTTGAATCCGGTCGAACAGCAGAAGTGGGGCGCTCCTAGTAGCATTGCACTGATGCTTGTAATCAAAGATCCGTGAATATACGGTGTGATATTACATATCGCACTAGTCCAGGTGGGTCcactcaaggtttctgccttttGAAAGGCAGTTTTCCCTCACGTGTCGGCATTctttccttgtttttgtttttgctgcttttttcgAGAAAGAAGACGAAAATGTCTCAATCTCAGTCAAGCCGATCCTATCCGAGGTTggatgaggcaataagagggacagtgaaggtcagacgttttggagacaaggtcagagaggacagacttcaatGGGTTGGACatttccagaggagagacagggactacatcagtagaaggatgctgaggatggaactgccagggaacagggctagaggtcggacccaggagaagatacatggacgtagtgagggaggacatgagagtggctggtgttggggaggacgatgcaaaggacagggtgaagtggaggacgttgggttgctgtggcgacccctcatctACCTAATAGGTAGAGCGTTTGTCCCTGTACCGATGGggttttgatttaatttaagaGGTGGACGCTTGATTTCCAGGgtgtaatatttattatttatttaacgcTCTCTTGATGTAGATTTGTactgtatttttattctgtGATGACTGTTCTGAAAAACTGCATTGCCACCTTCTGGCCCGGCATGCACACTGCAGTGTGAACGTGTTTCTCAATATGTTGTCGGGGGAGCCGTTGTTGCCCCAGGAGGTCCTAAAGCAATCACgtttgctgcttttattttcagtcatATCGGTGACCATACGGTTGGATGGGAGAGAAACGGGCACACGCCACATTCTGAAAATGGCCCGGGGGGAGGAGTCCTggtggacaaaatgaaagtgagCGAAACCGTGAGAAAAGTTTATTGCCTGTTGAGCAATCTCCTAGTTACTCAAGTTAATGGACCGTCTGTCCTCAGGCTGGACTCTGCCTGAACTCTACCGAGAGTCCGGGGTCACAGACCGGAGGTCTCCACGGCCTGAATGCCCAGATCCCCTCCCTGCTCAACATGCCAATCAGGAACCACATGGACATCAGCATCCCGCCTCTCCCTGCCGTGGCGCCCGAAGTCCTGCGGGTGGCcgaacacagacacaggaagggCCTAATGTATCCCTACATCTACCATGTCCTCACCAAGGTCAGACGGTTGGACTCGCACAGACCCGGTGGCTTATAGCGTCTGCTACCAAAGTCAGCGTCTTTTATTGCATTGAGTTCATGTTTGGTCAAAAGTGATGCCCGACACGCACACAGGCACGGCATTCATGTGTGGAATCTGAAGAATCTACAGCgacttgtgtgtgtggcattgTGCAGCATTCAGATAACAGTGTGTCTTTGTAGGGAGAGATTAAGTTATCCGTCACTATCGAAGACGAAGCAAACAAAGACCTGCCTTCAGCGGTGCAGCTGTTTCGGCCGGTCCGCCAGTTTGTTTACGGCGTTCTCTTCAGCCTGGCCGAGGACAGGAAGAGGGCTGAGCGGCTCGCCATGAGAAAGAACCGCCCCCCCGAGTGTAAGTCCCGTGGTCAGAAACCTCCCGTATGTCACAATCACATCTTGTGGGAGGAGTAAAAGTGCTCTATCAGCGTTCTCAGGATATCTGCCATCCCTCTGCTCGTATGTGGAACAGCGACAGACGTGTTCTACCCAGAGGGGGTGGCAGACGTTCTCTATTTCCACCATTTTATCTGTCGGGCTATAAAAAGTCCATCATGAGGGATTATTATCCATCTTCTTAATGCTCATTTGTTTAACGATAATGAGATACACCCCACTCGATAGCATTTAATTCTCAAAAGCCCTCTCTTGTGAAGCCGCATTGAATTGTGTCTCCTGCTTCCCCTGCAGTGGGTGAAGAATCTAATCTGACAAAATGATGGATGACCGTCGAGAAAAAATgtcaatgaaagaaaatattagGATCACGGGAGCCCCGGTCCAAAGCACTGGGTGAtctttctacctctctctccttctcaacccaaccggtccaaacagatggccgcccactacgagtcttaggttctgatcaaggtttctgcctgttaaagggacgtttttccttgcctccatcgccGAATTGCTTGCTCTCGTGGGACAAGTTgagttctgtctctccctgccacgcctgtaaagtgccttgagataactttgtTATAATCTGgcgctgtagaaataaaaattatacaaaacaaaacatgacaaattTTAACAATGTTCATGAACAAAGTTTGTTTCTTCACTGTTATTTGATTTCTGGTCCAGCTTCCCGGATATCGGATAATCATTTACGTCCCTTCATTGCACGATTCCCGTTGTATCACTGGTCGAGATGTGTTACTTTTACCACTTCACATTAGAGGTGATATCTTAGTGCTGCCTGAGTTATTCATCAATACGTGTAACATTTGGCATCGCTATACTCTCATAATATTGATTAGCATACCATCAATACAGCTTAGTCAGAGAGACTTTGCTAATGAAATGCCCCCGATTGTCTTTGAGCGTTGTTTAATCCCCCCCAAACCACGACTCGGTCTGAAATACTAGACCGCCATCACTGCCTTctaatgaatgaatgcaataaatgtcCCGCAGCACAGACGTCCCACTCTGTGGTAGAAGTACTTGGGTGTTCTTGGAGAGAACCCAAGTCGCTCAATGGAAGGCGAGTCCTGACCTCTCTCTTAACGCTCCCCAGACACGCATGTGATGGTCAAAGAGTGGGCCGCCTATAAAGGCAAGTCCCCCCACACTCCGGAGCTGGTGGAGGCCCGGCCCTTCTGGGAGTGGACCTGCCCCGACCTGAAGCGGTTGTGGCTGGGGAAGGCCGCGGAGGACAAGAACCGCAGGATGAGGGCGTTCCTGGCCTGCATGCGCTCCGACACGCCGGCCATGCTGAACGCCGCCAACATCCCGGTGCCCCTCCTGGTGTTCTGCTGCGTGCTGCGGTGAGTCGCCTGCCGACGTCACGGAGCGAGTATCTCACCGTTTAGTGAAGTGAATTGAGAATTGAGGGAGCGAGGCATTCATTCTAGCAGCTCCTGGTGTCTGTAACACTGCTGACCTTCTGTTTTTTGCTTCAGGTTTATGTTTCATTGGCCAGGACTAAGAATTTTGCGTCGTAACGAACTTGACGCTTTCCTAGCCCAAGCACTTTCTCCTAAACTTTATGAGCCTGACCAGCTGCAGGAACTGAAGGTGATTTTGTAGCGCTTACGTTATGAGGAGTGTCACGAGGACAAACTCGCCCAAGACTTTCAATGTGGTCAATATTTACCCGCTCGAAACATGTTTGGCTCTTCGATCTCTGCTTCTCCAGACACTCCTCATAAAGCAGCCCGCCCGACAAAGTTCTGTTCTATATGAGCAAGTAGCTTCAGTGGGTTCTCGTGTCTCGTGCGGATGGTTAATTGAGGCTCCAGCGGTGGAAAAACGCTGGCGCCTCTGTAAATCACGCACGCCAGCCGTGCACTGTGATCTGCATGTGTGCAGCTCTGCCGGCTcgtctgctctctgctgtgtcagAACCTCTCGGTTCTGTCCGTTGGCTTTTTGTGTTGCCTGGACCAGGTGGTGCACGGCGAGCGAGGGGTGAATGGGACGCTTACGCTTGCCATGCGCTTTGCTTCGCACTTCTGAATGCACAGTTTGGATGTTAAAGGTTCGCGCTGACCTACTTTGTCTTTCCAACACAAGTCTGGGTGTTTCCCCCTCAACAGATCGACAACTTGGACCCGCGAGGAGTCCAGCTGGCCGCTCTGTTCATGAGCGGCGTGGACATGGCTCTGTTTGCCAATGACGCATGCGGGCAGCCCGTCCCCTGGGAGCACTGCTGTCCCTGGATGTACTTCGATgggaagctgctgcagagtaaACTCATCAGGGCCAACAGGGAGAACGCCCAGCTCATTGACCTCTGTGACGGTCAGGTAGCTTCATCCACGCCGCTCACGCCACAACAAAGCGGGATCCAACTTTTAGATCCTTCCTACTTTCCTCTGAATAActtaaaactatttattttgactttagatcttaaataaatgtttgtgaaCGTTTGaaaaaagcagcaaacaaacgaggcgctgcttctctctctcttctgatcAGGTCGAGCTGGTCGCCAAGGCGGAGAAGATGCGTCGGAGCATCCTCGAAGGCCTCAACTTCactcggcctcctcctcctatatTCCCGCCGCCACTCCCGATGTGTCACGGGATGCCTTTCTACCCCCCCATCGGCTCCTTCTACTCTCCCCCCCCCGCGAGGCCTCCTTCTGGGTGGGGCAGAGAGATGACCGGTGATAACAGCCATTTAGGTTTCTTAAACTTCTCTTTTGTCCTAATACTAAAAGTAATTTCAGCGTCTGTAACCAAGATGTTAATCCGTCGCATTTACGACATCACAGGTTAGCATCGTTTGCTTTTCCCGTCTCCAGGAGGACTTCCTGGGGTCGCGTCGCAGGGCGGGAAGCTGGAGATAGCTGGCACCGTGGTGGGTCAGTGGGCCGGGGCACGCCGAGGCCGAGGAAAAGGAGGCTTCCCTCTGCAGGCGGGGTCTGCCGGGGGTCCAAACAGAGGGTGGGTCCCCAGAGAAGGTGTCTTATACTCTTCGTCATCTATTTGGTTCTATCAGTGTGTGAACAATGTCGTCTTCTGTCTTTTGCAGTTATACCAGGGATGTCATTTCAACACCCGTCTTCAGGACGTTTGGGCGAGGAGGCCGATGCTTCACGCGAACCCCCAAGAGTCAGGCAGCGTACCTGGTGAGTCGATGAAGAATCGTGCTTCAGGATGCGGCTGTAACGATCAATACGCGCAGTTGGAGTTAATCACACACAGATTAGGAGTGAAAATGTAGGCTGCAGAAATCTATTACGGACTTATTATCCATTAACGTGCCGGGTATATTCTCGGTGAGTCACTTGGTTTTGGTTTCGACGAAATACTTTTTACAGAAATTACAAAGAAAAGCGGTAAATCGTTCCGTTGACGTCCTTGGAACCAGCAGATGTTTTACAGATTGACATAAAAAGAAATCGAAACAATAATTAGATCTTTAACCTTACTGTTTTATATCAAGTGCATATTTAATTTTGTTCCACTTTAAACAAAACTCATCACACCTGCatggataaaataataatcagtgATTTTGACAGAAATCACTGATTCAGAGCTCATTAGATATTTCACTTTCTTAAATCTCACTGCTCAGAGATGCTCCAGGTTTACGCGTGAAAAGCCCATGAACGTGTCACAAATGGAACGGATCCACCCTCTGGGAAACGCGAACACGGTCGCTGGTTTCAACAACTTAATGGCGGCGCTAGCGGGAGGAATGGACAACAGTTCCCCGACGGCATGAGACCAAAACTGAAATTCAAAGTAAATTTCAAGAGCCTAGGCAGCGATTTCATTatcctcagccaatcacagaggcCCATCTCAAACTGAACGCGAGCCGGACCAATTGCTGCTACTCCGGATCAGACGTGACTCGCGTGTCgcaggttgccgacccctgcgaGAGGGGAAATGTAAATTCTTCCACACCGGGAAAAAGAACCCCTCTTTGCAGGATAATCCCTTTGCTCGTTGTTCTGGTTCGCTTTCGTCTCTTCAAAGATCAAAATACAGCTGTTGCTCTTTTCACTATTTAATTACAGCGCAATAACAGAATGTCATTGTTTGAGCTTTCGGCGTGTGATGAGTAGGAGCTAGCAGCCCCTCGGTGCGTCTTTGTGCTGCTTAAAACCCTTTTATTTCATCACTAATTAGCTTCTGAATTCGTATGACGTTCTGCCCGCATCTGTTTTGTCTCCACGCGGTGGACGGCGTTGAGACCAATCCTCAGTCAGCGCATTGGATTTTGGCATCGGTTTTAAAACCCTTTTTGTCCATCATCTCT is from Brachionichthys hirsutus isolate HB-005 chromosome 8, CSIRO-AGI_Bhir_v1, whole genome shotgun sequence and encodes:
- the LOC137898533 gene encoding constitutive coactivator of PPAR-gamma-like protein 1, with amino-acid sequence MGVHGFLEYIENHCQSAVVPVELQKLARGSMVGGGRERPPQSRLRLLLDAENCLHRLYGGFYTDWVSGGQWNHLLGYLAALSEACFNGNIELLVCFNGALEKGRLHEWVKRQVNERQTAQQIVSHVQNKGTPPPKVWFLPPVCMAHCIRLALLRFRVGVVQSVEDHHLEVIALCREGGFHGLLAQDSDYALSNLPHYFSAHALKLSRNGKSLTTSQYLMYEVARQLSLSPDRFAVFASLLGNHILPDEDLAAFHWSLLGPEHPLASLKVRAHQLVLPPCDVVIKVVSDYVRGIPDIADLEAIIKDIFKSSQSCTDDKVIRFKKAVEFYSMASKPPYSVRLKHPNVPAAVPSPNLLNIPPVPLPGKPGARHPYAEPLAGRRSAQNSFSDIPHQGKHTPPCERSSPISHADAVLFRAASTSSSSENDESSAATANHIGDHTVGWERNGHTPHSENGPGGGVLVDKMKAGLCLNSTESPGSQTGGLHGLNAQIPSLLNMPIRNHMDISIPPLPAVAPEVLRVAEHRHRKGLMYPYIYHVLTKGEIKLSVTIEDEANKDLPSAVQLFRPVRQFVYGVLFSLAEDRKRAERLAMRKNRPPEYTHVMVKEWAAYKGKSPHTPELVEARPFWEWTCPDLKRLWLGKAAEDKNRRMRAFLACMRSDTPAMLNAANIPVPLLVFCCVLRFMFHWPGLRILRRNELDAFLAQALSPKLYEPDQLQELKIDNLDPRGVQLAALFMSGVDMALFANDACGQPVPWEHCCPWMYFDGKLLQSKLIRANRENAQLIDLCDGQVELVAKAEKMRRSILEGLNFTRPPPPIFPPPLPMCHGMPFYPPIGSFYSPPPARPPSGWGREMTGGLPGVASQGGKLEIAGTVVGQWAGARRGRGKGGFPLQAGSAGGPNRGYTRDVISTPVFRTFGRGGRCFTRTPKSQAAYLNKPAACEHDTMKEQNRSNLREEKSSPATGDGSAMENGVEDKAPDALNGDEEEHVTLIQPESAFRSDSKMCNANPHLNALNMGGGCRGDEGPEAAALHREE